The Macrobrachium nipponense isolate FS-2020 chromosome 13, ASM1510439v2, whole genome shotgun sequence genome has a window encoding:
- the LOC135225377 gene encoding uncharacterized protein LOC135225377: MRCTDGTNAPARLTAGWTGGLKTTGTASLPVWCSEVSNSLPTHVFLVLGLYTSLHPRRSYGSFGIIVNGPFCFNTTAITTTTRATLTTANAPTPTTDALDASASATAFIMFSLLKASSFWGLEYLTQGSVFHFFLFFSYAPPTTTSSYAPSSTSSSYAPSSTSSSSYAPSSTSSSSYAPSSTSSSSYAPSSTYGPSSTSSSPSTSCCSSAYDPSSTSSSSAPFSTSSSSSSSSAPSSTSTSPYSSSSSSYVLPFVLRGDLLSIP; this comes from the exons atgaggtgtactgatggcactaatGCCCCTGCACGGTTGACAGCTGGGTGGACTGGTGGGCTGAAG ACTACTGGAACTGCCAGCCTGCCTGTCTGGTGTTCAGAAGTCTCGAACTCTCTACCCACCCATGTTTTCCTGGTCTTGGGACTATATACCTCCCTCCAC CCCCGTCGTTCGTATGGAAGTTTCGGAATAATCGTTAATGGGCCCTTCTGCTTTaatactactgctattactactactactagagctACTCTTACTACTGCTAATGCTCCTACTCCTACTACTGATGCTCTTGACGCTTCTGCTTCTGCTACTGCTTTCATAATGTTTTCTCTGCTCAAG GCTTCCAGTTTCTGGGGTCTGGAATATTTGACACAAGG TTCCGTCTtccacttcttcctcttcttctcttatgCTCCgcctactactacttcttcttatGCTccgtcttctacttcttcttcttatgctccgtcttctacttcttcttcttcttatgctccgtcttctacttcttcttcttcttatgctccgtcttctacttcttcttcttcttatgctcCGTCTTCTACTTATGGTCCGTCTTctacctcttcttctccttctacttCTTGTTGTTCTTCTGCTTATGATCCGTCctctacctcttcttcttctgctccgttttctacctcttcttcttcttcctcttcttcagctCCGTCTTCTACTTCTAcctctccttattcttcttcttcttcttcttatgttcTTCCCTTTGTTCTTCGGGGAGACCTTCTAAGTATTCCGTAG